A part of Melittangium boletus DSM 14713 genomic DNA contains:
- the mxcG gene encoding myxochelin non-ribosomal peptide synthetase MxcG, producing the protein MSESRDAVWPLSAAQHGIWSGQQFDLQSPVYNAGECIEILGPLDVGLFETSVRRAVTEAEALHVRFLPGERGPVQVLEPRTDWTPHVVDVSQTPDPWTAARDWMRTDLAQPVDLTQGPLFTQALFKASSERFFWYQRIHHIAMDGFGFSLLARRVAELYTALASGKPLTGGFGQLRAVLNEDAAYQSGPQRELDRTFWMEHLADAPAPVTLARPAPMSSSFVRQTRHLGTAENDKLHAAAKQAGVSWPDLVLAATAAWIHRKTDAPEVVLGLPVMSRLGSAALRVPCMAMNIVPLRVSVHPELGLFELAKGVASELRAIRPHLRYRYEQLRRDLKMVGGQRRLFGPVVNIMPFDYGLRFAGLRTIAHNISAGPVEDLSIGVYARSDGLGPRVDFDANPACYRAEELDAHQREFLHLLEKWVASPHEAIAPALQGTNTRAATGTGAAAPASLLEGGPLPAPAHPVLESLCERAREQPDAIAVEHGPWRMSYRELVDAARALSSRLVAEGVRPDSPVAVMVPRSLDAIVASLGVLFAGAGYLPLDPFGPEARTAAILADASPALLITPAQPPEPKAAPPAPGNLLVRREERSASAKPTVEDPQRPEHERLAYVIYTSGSTGQPNGVQISRGALAHFVAGATWRYGLSREDRVLQFAPLHFDASVEEIFLTLCAGARLVLRTDEMLQSVPRLIEACDAHGITVLDLPTAFWHELAYSVSTGSLPLPSCLRTVIIGGEAALPERVARWRAAVGSRVQLLNTYGPTETTVVATVATLSDVPAQGASEEVPIGRPLPGVSAVLLDKHGRPVAPGTEGELYLLGGGLARGYLGRAELDAKRFTSLRQLPGAPRAYRTGDTARLREDGQLVFVGRVDDEFKISGHRIDPTEVETALLGQPGVKEAAVVGQVLEGGTRRLCAHIVATEPVPTAAQLRRALLGALPAPMVPGAFVFRERLPRTSTGKLDRAELRRWTETEESTPALEAATELEREVLRVWEQVLGVSGVSAQDDFFELGGQSLQSIQVANRLGVILGRDVPVATVFRYPTAAGLAQALEHGEDAGAEAGGPPPAMLADAVLAEDIVPRGLPPATGQAPLRQVLLTGATGFVGAHLLDQLLRQTDARVVCPVRARDEAHGLERIRAALTGQGLSTQGLAERVLALPADLTQPLMGLDSARFHGLAAECDALYHNAAVVSVVREYGSLRAVNVRGTQEMLRLAAAVRPKPLHYVSTLAVAPQANLRPEVTEDFVPLHTGLRDGYQRSKWVAERLVEQAFERGLPVAIYRLGRVVGAPDTGIVNPQDLVWRILLAGIPTGALPHMEVSETWTPVDYVAKALVRLSLGTRPGPVFNLTPTPEVRLNELFGWVRDYGYRLDMQPLPEWRARVARNTATAADSATLAFFDLRTGSADAAFGLGPIRCERVTHTLEGSGIHCPPTDRALLHRYLDYCVKHGLLPRP; encoded by the coding sequence ATGAGTGAGTCGCGGGATGCAGTCTGGCCGCTGTCGGCGGCCCAGCACGGAATCTGGTCGGGCCAGCAGTTCGACCTCCAGAGCCCGGTGTACAACGCGGGCGAGTGCATCGAGATCCTCGGACCGCTCGATGTGGGGCTCTTCGAGACCTCGGTGCGGCGGGCCGTCACGGAAGCCGAGGCCCTGCACGTCCGGTTCCTCCCGGGGGAGCGGGGACCTGTCCAGGTCCTCGAGCCTCGGACGGACTGGACGCCCCACGTGGTGGACGTGAGCCAGACGCCCGACCCGTGGACCGCGGCGCGGGACTGGATGCGGACCGATCTGGCCCAGCCCGTCGACCTCACGCAAGGGCCGCTCTTCACCCAGGCCCTGTTCAAGGCCTCCTCCGAGCGCTTCTTCTGGTACCAGCGCATCCATCACATCGCGATGGACGGCTTCGGCTTCTCCCTGCTCGCGCGGCGGGTGGCGGAGCTCTACACGGCGCTGGCGTCCGGAAAGCCCCTCACTGGAGGGTTCGGCCAGCTGCGCGCGGTGCTGAACGAGGACGCCGCCTATCAGTCCGGTCCCCAGCGGGAGCTCGATCGGACCTTCTGGATGGAACACCTCGCCGACGCGCCCGCGCCCGTGACGCTGGCCCGGCCCGCCCCCATGTCCTCGAGCTTCGTGCGCCAGACGCGTCACCTGGGCACGGCGGAGAACGACAAGCTCCACGCGGCCGCGAAGCAGGCGGGCGTGAGCTGGCCGGACCTCGTGCTCGCGGCGACGGCGGCCTGGATTCACCGGAAGACCGATGCCCCCGAGGTGGTGCTCGGCCTGCCCGTGATGTCCCGGTTGGGCTCGGCCGCGCTGCGCGTGCCCTGCATGGCGATGAACATCGTGCCCCTGCGCGTCTCCGTCCACCCGGAGCTGGGCCTGTTCGAGCTGGCCAAGGGCGTGGCCTCGGAGCTGCGCGCCATCCGGCCCCACCTGCGCTACCGCTACGAGCAACTTCGCCGGGACCTGAAGATGGTGGGCGGACAGCGCCGGCTGTTCGGCCCCGTGGTCAACATCATGCCGTTCGACTACGGCCTGCGCTTCGCGGGCCTGCGGACGATCGCGCACAACATCTCCGCCGGGCCCGTCGAGGACCTCTCCATCGGCGTGTACGCCCGGAGCGATGGCCTGGGCCCCCGCGTCGACTTCGACGCCAACCCCGCCTGCTACCGCGCCGAGGAACTGGACGCCCATCAGCGGGAGTTCCTCCACCTGCTGGAGAAGTGGGTGGCCTCGCCCCATGAGGCCATCGCTCCGGCGCTCCAAGGAACGAACACGCGAGCCGCGACCGGAACCGGCGCGGCCGCCCCCGCCTCCCTGCTCGAGGGAGGACCCCTGCCCGCTCCCGCGCACCCCGTCCTGGAGTCGCTGTGCGAGCGGGCCCGGGAACAACCGGACGCCATCGCGGTGGAGCACGGCCCCTGGCGCATGAGCTACCGCGAGCTGGTCGACGCGGCGCGCGCCTTGTCCTCGCGGCTCGTCGCGGAGGGCGTGCGTCCCGACTCGCCCGTGGCGGTGATGGTGCCCCGGAGCCTGGACGCCATCGTCGCGAGCCTCGGCGTGCTGTTCGCTGGCGCGGGCTATCTGCCGCTCGATCCGTTCGGACCCGAGGCCAGGACCGCCGCCATCCTCGCCGATGCCTCGCCCGCGTTGCTCATCACGCCCGCGCAGCCGCCCGAGCCCAAGGCGGCTCCCCCGGCGCCCGGAAACCTGCTCGTGCGCCGCGAGGAGCGGTCCGCCTCGGCGAAGCCCACCGTCGAGGACCCCCAGCGCCCGGAGCACGAGCGTCTGGCCTATGTCATCTACACCTCGGGCTCGACGGGTCAGCCCAACGGCGTGCAGATCTCCCGGGGAGCGCTGGCCCACTTCGTGGCGGGCGCGACCTGGCGCTACGGCCTGAGCCGGGAGGACCGGGTGTTGCAGTTCGCGCCCCTGCACTTCGACGCCAGTGTGGAGGAGATCTTCCTCACCCTGTGCGCGGGCGCGAGGCTGGTGCTGCGCACGGACGAGATGCTCCAGTCGGTGCCCCGGCTCATCGAGGCCTGCGACGCCCACGGCATCACCGTGTTGGATCTGCCCACCGCGTTCTGGCACGAGCTGGCCTACAGCGTCTCCACGGGCTCGCTCCCGCTGCCGTCCTGTCTGCGCACCGTCATTATCGGTGGAGAAGCCGCGCTGCCCGAGCGGGTCGCTCGCTGGCGCGCGGCCGTGGGCTCCCGGGTGCAGTTGCTCAACACCTACGGCCCCACCGAGACCACCGTGGTGGCCACCGTCGCCACGCTCAGCGATGTCCCCGCGCAAGGAGCTTCCGAAGAGGTCCCCATCGGGCGTCCCCTGCCGGGCGTGAGCGCGGTGCTGCTCGACAAGCACGGACGGCCCGTCGCGCCGGGCACCGAGGGCGAGCTGTATCTGCTCGGCGGAGGACTGGCCCGGGGCTACCTGGGGCGCGCGGAGCTGGACGCGAAGCGCTTCACCTCGCTGCGGCAGTTGCCCGGAGCGCCCCGCGCCTACCGCACGGGAGATACCGCCCGGCTGCGCGAGGACGGACAACTGGTGTTCGTCGGCCGAGTGGACGATGAGTTCAAGATCAGCGGGCACCGGATCGATCCCACCGAGGTCGAGACCGCGCTGCTGGGACAGCCGGGCGTGAAGGAGGCCGCGGTGGTGGGCCAGGTGCTGGAGGGCGGAACGCGGCGGCTGTGCGCGCACATCGTCGCCACCGAGCCCGTCCCCACGGCGGCCCAACTGCGCCGGGCCCTGCTGGGAGCGCTGCCCGCGCCCATGGTGCCGGGGGCCTTCGTGTTCCGCGAGCGGCTGCCCCGGACCAGCACGGGCAAGCTGGACCGGGCCGAGCTTCGCCGGTGGACGGAGACGGAGGAGTCCACCCCGGCCCTCGAGGCCGCCACGGAGCTGGAGCGCGAGGTGCTGCGCGTCTGGGAGCAGGTGCTGGGCGTGAGCGGCGTCTCGGCGCAGGACGACTTCTTCGAGCTGGGCGGGCAGTCCCTGCAGAGCATCCAGGTCGCCAACCGGCTCGGGGTCATCCTGGGCCGCGACGTGCCGGTCGCCACGGTGTTCCGCTACCCGACGGCCGCGGGACTGGCCCAGGCCCTGGAGCACGGAGAGGACGCGGGAGCCGAGGCGGGAGGACCGCCCCCCGCCATGCTCGCCGACGCGGTGTTGGCCGAGGACATCGTTCCCCGAGGCCTGCCCCCGGCCACGGGCCAGGCTCCGCTCCGGCAGGTCCTGCTGACGGGCGCCACCGGCTTCGTGGGCGCGCACCTGTTGGATCAACTGCTGCGGCAGACGGACGCGCGGGTGGTGTGTCCGGTACGGGCCCGGGATGAAGCCCACGGCCTGGAGCGGATTCGCGCCGCCCTGACGGGCCAGGGGCTTTCCACCCAGGGCCTCGCCGAGCGGGTGCTCGCGCTCCCGGCGGACCTGACCCAACCCCTGATGGGACTGGACAGCGCGCGCTTCCACGGACTGGCCGCCGAGTGCGACGCCCTCTACCACAATGCCGCGGTGGTCAGCGTCGTGCGCGAGTACGGCAGCCTGCGGGCGGTCAACGTCCGGGGGACGCAGGAGATGCTGAGGCTGGCGGCCGCCGTACGCCCCAAGCCCCTGCACTACGTGTCGACGCTCGCGGTGGCGCCGCAGGCGAACCTGCGCCCCGAGGTGACCGAGGACTTCGTGCCCCTGCACACGGGGTTGCGCGACGGCTACCAGCGGAGCAAGTGGGTCGCGGAACGGCTGGTGGAGCAGGCCTTCGAGCGGGGCCTTCCCGTGGCCATCTACCGGTTGGGCCGCGTGGTGGGCGCACCCGACACGGGGATCGTCAATCCGCAGGACCTGGTCTGGCGCATCCTGCTCGCGGGCATTCCCACGGGCGCGCTGCCCCACATGGAGGTCAGCGAAACCTGGACGCCGGTGGACTACGTGGCGAAGGCACTCGTGCGCCTCTCCCTGGGCACCCGGCCCGGGCCGGTCTTCAACCTCACCCCCACGCCAGAGGTCCGGCTGAATGAACTGTTCGGCTGGGTGCGCGACTACGGCTACCGGCTGGACATGCAACCCCTGCCCGAGTGGCGCGCGCGCGTGGCCCGGAACACGGCCACCGCGGCTGACAGCGCCACGCTGGCCTTCTTCGATCTGCGCACGGGCTCGGCGGACGCCGCCTTCGGCCTGGGACCCATCCGCTGCGAGCGGGTGACCCACACTCTGGAAGGCAGTGGCATCCACTGTCCGCCCACGGACCGGGCGCTCCTGCACCGCTACCTCGATTATTGCGTGAAACACGGCCTCCTGCCTCGACCATGA
- a CDS encoding class II 3-deoxy-7-phosphoheptulonate synthase: MMNRNWTPGSWRNMPVKHIPADYPDPQALARVERELAHLPALVSAEETRRLRAALGQVAEGKAFLLQGGDCAESFQEFTPGNVRDTLRLLLQMAVVLTFAKGRPVVKIGRIAGQFAKPRSSPVETRGAITLPAYRGDNINGMGFTPQERTPNPERLLKAHQQSSATLELVRAFAREGYEALSDPRHWKIDHPLAAPIQDSLGFMRSLLGNPEEQHTGLDRLDFYTSHEALLLNVEEALTRLEPATGEWYDTSAHMLWIGERTRQLDGGHVEFMRGIQNPIGLKCGPGMDPDELLRLMDVLNPQAVPGKLVLIGRFGADKAAERLPRLMAATRRDGRPVVWSIDPMHGNTHTAANGYKTRPFERILSEVRTFTQVATAEGVHPGGLHLEMTGQDVTECLGGACAVSEADLSRRYLTHCDPRLNADQALQLAFLVAEHLQTLRPAPAQAA, from the coding sequence GTGATGAACCGAAACTGGACCCCTGGTTCCTGGCGGAACATGCCCGTCAAACACATCCCCGCCGACTACCCGGATCCGCAGGCCCTCGCCCGGGTCGAGCGGGAGCTGGCGCACCTGCCCGCGCTGGTGTCCGCCGAGGAGACGCGCCGCCTGCGCGCGGCGCTCGGACAGGTCGCCGAGGGCAAGGCGTTCCTGCTGCAGGGCGGCGACTGCGCGGAGAGCTTCCAGGAATTCACGCCCGGCAACGTCCGCGACACGCTCCGGCTGCTGCTCCAGATGGCCGTGGTGCTGACCTTCGCCAAGGGGCGTCCCGTGGTGAAGATCGGCCGCATCGCCGGCCAGTTCGCCAAGCCGCGCTCCAGCCCGGTGGAGACCCGGGGCGCCATCACCCTGCCGGCCTACCGCGGCGACAACATCAACGGCATGGGCTTCACCCCCCAGGAGCGCACGCCAAATCCCGAACGGCTGCTCAAGGCCCACCAGCAGTCCTCGGCCACGTTGGAGCTCGTGCGCGCCTTCGCCCGGGAGGGCTACGAGGCCCTGAGCGATCCCCGTCACTGGAAGATCGATCATCCGCTGGCCGCGCCCATCCAGGACTCGCTCGGCTTCATGCGCTCGCTGCTGGGCAACCCCGAGGAGCAGCACACGGGCCTGGACCGTCTCGACTTCTACACCAGCCACGAGGCCCTGCTGCTCAACGTGGAGGAAGCGCTGACGCGCCTCGAGCCCGCGACGGGCGAGTGGTACGACACCTCGGCCCACATGCTGTGGATTGGCGAGCGCACGCGGCAGCTCGACGGAGGCCACGTGGAGTTCATGCGCGGCATCCAGAACCCCATCGGGCTCAAGTGCGGTCCCGGCATGGATCCGGACGAACTCCTGCGGCTCATGGACGTGCTCAATCCCCAGGCGGTGCCCGGAAAGCTGGTCCTCATCGGCCGCTTCGGCGCGGACAAGGCCGCCGAGCGTCTGCCCCGCCTGATGGCCGCGACCCGGCGCGATGGCCGCCCCGTCGTCTGGAGCATCGACCCCATGCACGGCAACACGCACACGGCGGCCAATGGCTACAAGACCCGGCCCTTCGAGCGCATCCTGTCGGAGGTCCGCACCTTCACCCAGGTGGCCACCGCCGAGGGCGTCCACCCGGGCGGCCTGCACCTGGAGATGACGGGACAGGACGTCACCGAGTGCCTGGGTGGCGCCTGTGCCGTGAGCGAGGCCGACCTGTCGCGCCGCTACCTCACCCACTGCGACCCCCGGCTCAACGCCGACCAGGCCCTCCAGCTCGCCTTCCTCGTGGCGGAACACCTCCAGACCCTGCGTCCCGCGCCCGCCCAGGCCGCTTGA
- a CDS encoding isochorismatase family protein: protein MALPAIAPYSMPSASDLPKNKVSWTPEAKRSVLLIHDMQRYFVGAFTAGQSPVNELVANIQRLRGHCTALGIPVVFSAQPGGQTPSQRGLQLDMWGAGINGGPDQKQIIEALQPAPGDIHLTKWRYSAFHNTALMDVLREQGRDQLIITGIYAHIGCLQTATHAFMSDVQPFMVADALGDFSREQHQLALDYAAKLCGVTATTDGIIELLGPASVEAGQPLSPQQVRQDVAELLAQTASEIGEDENLLERGMDSIRIMSLVERWRRTGAEVSFVELAEKPTLTDWYALLSPSSRAPVAVTMR from the coding sequence ATGGCACTTCCCGCCATTGCCCCCTACTCCATGCCCAGCGCGTCCGACCTGCCCAAGAACAAGGTGTCGTGGACTCCCGAGGCGAAGCGCTCGGTGCTGCTCATCCACGACATGCAGCGCTACTTCGTGGGCGCCTTCACCGCCGGCCAGTCTCCGGTGAACGAGCTGGTGGCCAACATCCAGCGGCTGCGCGGCCACTGCACCGCCCTGGGCATCCCCGTGGTGTTCTCGGCCCAGCCCGGTGGACAGACGCCCTCGCAGCGCGGGCTCCAGCTGGACATGTGGGGCGCGGGCATCAACGGCGGCCCGGACCAGAAGCAGATCATCGAGGCGCTTCAGCCCGCTCCGGGCGACATCCACCTCACCAAGTGGCGCTACAGCGCGTTCCACAACACCGCCCTGATGGACGTCCTGCGTGAGCAGGGCCGCGATCAGCTCATCATCACCGGCATCTACGCGCACATCGGCTGCCTGCAGACGGCCACCCATGCCTTCATGAGCGACGTGCAGCCATTCATGGTCGCCGATGCCCTGGGAGACTTCTCCCGGGAGCAGCACCAACTGGCGCTCGACTACGCGGCGAAGCTGTGCGGCGTCACCGCCACCACGGACGGCATCATCGAGTTGCTGGGGCCCGCGAGCGTGGAGGCCGGACAGCCGCTCAGCCCTCAACAGGTGCGCCAGGACGTCGCCGAACTGCTCGCGCAGACGGCCTCGGAGATTGGCGAGGACGAGAACCTGCTCGAGCGGGGCATGGACTCCATCCGCATCATGAGCCTGGTGGAGCGCTGGCGGCGCACCGGAGCGGAAGTGTCCTTCGTGGAGCTGGCCGAGAAGCCGACGCTGACCGATTGGTACGCGCTGCTCTCGCCGAGTTCCCGTGCGCCCGTCGCCGTGACGATGCGTTGA
- a CDS encoding (2,3-dihydroxybenzoyl)adenylate synthase: MSESFPGCPTWPEAFATRYRQAGYWRGETFGQMLRDRAARQGEHTAIVSGGERLSYRELDLRADRLAAGFHALGIQAGDRVVVQLPNIAAFLEVCFALFRLGALPVFALPAHRAAEIGYFCEFTQAVAYIIPDKHGGFDYRALAEQIRATVPGLRHVIVAGEAGPHLALSGLYTEPVALSGPAPHDVAFFQLSGGSTGVPKLIPRTHDDYIYSLRGSVEICQLDERSVYLCALPASHNFPLSSPGTLGTLYAGGTVVMAANPSPDECFPLIARERVTITALVPPLAMIWMESTQAKRHDLSSLRVLQVGGARLSNEAARRVRPTLGCTLQQVFGMAEGLVNYTRLDDPEDRIVTTQGRPISPDDEIRVVDEDGQDVAPGETGQLLTRGPYTIRGYYRAEAHNARAFTADGFYCTGDLVRLTPEGDVVVEGRAKDQINRGGDKVAAEEVENHLLAHPNVHNAAVVALPDAFLGERSCAFVIPRDTRPTAAALTAFLRSRGLAAFKIPDRIEFVDAFPQTGVGKVSKKDLRAALVRAAPPRT; this comes from the coding sequence ATGAGCGAGTCCTTTCCGGGCTGCCCCACCTGGCCCGAGGCGTTCGCCACGCGCTACCGCCAGGCGGGCTACTGGCGCGGAGAGACCTTCGGCCAGATGCTGCGGGACCGGGCCGCCCGCCAGGGAGAGCACACCGCGATCGTCTCGGGCGGGGAGCGCCTGAGCTACCGCGAGCTGGATCTCCGCGCGGACCGGCTGGCCGCGGGCTTCCATGCCCTGGGCATCCAGGCCGGGGACCGGGTGGTGGTGCAACTGCCCAACATCGCCGCGTTCCTCGAGGTGTGCTTCGCGCTGTTCCGCCTGGGCGCGCTGCCGGTGTTCGCGCTGCCGGCCCACCGCGCCGCGGAGATTGGCTACTTCTGCGAGTTCACCCAGGCGGTCGCCTACATCATCCCGGACAAGCACGGGGGCTTCGACTACCGCGCGCTGGCCGAGCAGATCCGCGCCACGGTGCCGGGTCTGCGCCATGTCATCGTCGCGGGAGAGGCGGGGCCGCACCTCGCCCTGAGCGGCCTGTACACCGAGCCCGTCGCGCTGTCCGGACCGGCGCCCCACGACGTGGCCTTCTTCCAGTTGTCCGGCGGCAGCACCGGCGTGCCCAAGCTCATCCCGCGCACCCACGACGACTACATCTACAGCCTGCGGGGCAGCGTGGAGATCTGCCAGCTCGACGAGCGGAGCGTGTACCTGTGCGCCCTGCCCGCCTCGCACAACTTCCCCCTCAGCTCGCCGGGCACGCTCGGCACGCTGTACGCGGGAGGCACGGTGGTGATGGCCGCCAACCCCAGCCCGGACGAGTGCTTTCCGTTGATCGCCCGCGAGCGGGTGACGATCACCGCGCTGGTGCCTCCCCTGGCGATGATCTGGATGGAGTCCACCCAGGCGAAGCGCCATGACCTGTCCAGCCTGCGGGTGCTCCAGGTGGGAGGCGCCCGGCTCAGCAACGAGGCCGCGCGGCGCGTGCGTCCCACCCTGGGCTGCACGCTCCAGCAGGTGTTCGGCATGGCCGAGGGTCTGGTCAACTACACCCGGCTGGACGACCCCGAGGATCGCATCGTCACCACCCAGGGCCGCCCCATCTCCCCGGACGATGAAATCCGCGTGGTGGACGAGGACGGCCAGGACGTGGCGCCCGGGGAGACGGGCCAGCTCCTGACGCGAGGCCCCTACACCATCCGCGGCTACTACCGGGCCGAGGCCCACAACGCGCGGGCCTTCACCGCCGACGGTTTCTATTGCACGGGAGACCTCGTGCGCCTGACGCCCGAGGGCGACGTGGTGGTGGAAGGCCGCGCGAAGGATCAAATCAACCGGGGAGGCGACAAGGTCGCGGCCGAGGAGGTCGAGAATCACCTGCTCGCCCACCCGAACGTCCACAACGCGGCCGTGGTGGCCCTGCCCGACGCCTTCCTCGGGGAGCGCTCCTGCGCGTTCGTCATCCCGCGAGACACCCGGCCGACCGCCGCCGCGCTCACCGCCTTCCTGCGCTCGCGCGGACTGGCGGCCTTCAAGATTCCGGATCGGATCGAATTCGTCGATGCCTTCCCCCAGACGGGCGTCGGCAAGGTCAGCAAGAAAGACCTGCGCGCGGCGCTCGTGCGCGCGGCGCCGCCCCGGACCTGA